A window from Aerococcus sp. Group 1 encodes these proteins:
- a CDS encoding TIGR04076 family protein: MTDDLFTLYTLKVEVLATDRPFVCSHREGDYFIVEGENLVFPQTRSFSMYVLATLLPMLPAKQRLLQKNDWMRSDAIIACPDPNCGAVFKITRKKQKKFSHAETTVVPLS; this comes from the coding sequence ATGACAGATGATTTGTTTACTTTGTACACTTTAAAAGTTGAAGTCCTAGCTACTGATCGGCCTTTTGTCTGCAGTCACCGGGAAGGAGATTATTTTATTGTGGAAGGTGAGAATTTAGTTTTCCCACAGACTCGTTCTTTCTCCATGTATGTCCTAGCTACCTTGCTTCCCATGTTGCCAGCCAAGCAAAGACTTTTGCAAAAAAATGATTGGATGCGTTCTGATGCGATTATTGCTTGTCCAGACCCTAATTGTGGGGCAGTCTTCAAGATAACGAGAAAAAAACAGAAAAAATTTAGCCACGCTGAAACGACAGTTGTGCCGTTAAGTTAA
- a CDS encoding ABC transporter permease, which produces MNKKNLPIFISLLIVSLFFTVIFYYGYTNISSSNRQLKATNFYDARLSEDLSQEEIAKLNQVEAIDLAGGTSARAHSAKYKDYLISMVGQDVQVKQMREESYLLAGRFPELADEIVLNESLVKQEDLSLGDELVIEIGERQVDGKTIDARSTYTAEESFETIERRHYTLVGVYKDFYNENLKINYGMPLVDDDEALIPLINFHDFKAAYAQSEAIQDEIQDLLGKEVELDFNDSLVRYYGLDVSQSKNLMTKLVNALSLLLCMGLFVFFIKNIFWVWGLQKTRELSMYKSIGSTDFQIYLLLVKGAVTVSVLPVLIGHVLGFFLIRYLFEVANSGKAEVVFFNQVHFNWILSLVIILVALAVVLVAVIYPARKIAKIDIIEGLKGNFSLSKKKGKKRSPKLWKELRLNNMASIKSQRYISAIGILIVAIFCIVYAIADYNRDFYAFDDGYDLTVHYYNDTGDLPPILPEILANYEGEGYISKEKNLAIEPNLELSQIAQSLGLDEQLEQMMADTKPQHIRGILVAFEEDDLQKLGGRPGEFTLYNQVQADPNEPLAQAEKVPYFDHPDQLDVSINERQHSLPIAHSIDDLGPYQTRILPFTVMIYTDFETYNQLMKDARDDKNFNYPFELKLKLPKGQASQAKEKISSRIEQTVAYNESFKVFTEEEIQAEQFTDIQSFKRIIYGIAAIIFLMNITNGYSSINLSLMSRRKEIGSLYSIGMDLAALKSRFSREFLFEQGRSLLLSVLISLGIMLGIAGLFKSVDMKALILYFPYLGFLGFSLLIYGLNLLIYWTGLSAILNHEPIDLIRGI; this is translated from the coding sequence ATGAATAAGAAGAATTTACCGATTTTCATTTCACTTCTGATAGTTAGCCTCTTTTTCACAGTGATTTTTTACTATGGCTATACCAATATTTCGTCAAGTAACCGCCAGCTGAAGGCAACGAATTTCTACGATGCCCGCTTGTCCGAAGACCTGTCCCAGGAGGAGATCGCTAAACTCAACCAAGTGGAAGCGATTGACCTGGCGGGTGGGACTTCTGCCAGAGCCCACAGTGCTAAATACAAGGACTATCTCATTTCTATGGTGGGACAGGATGTTCAGGTCAAGCAGATGCGAGAAGAGTCTTATTTGTTGGCTGGGCGCTTTCCTGAGTTGGCGGATGAAATTGTCCTGAATGAATCTCTAGTTAAACAGGAAGACCTCTCCCTAGGCGATGAGCTAGTGATCGAGATTGGGGAGCGTCAGGTGGACGGGAAGACGATCGATGCCCGGTCGACCTATACCGCTGAAGAAAGCTTTGAGACCATAGAAAGGCGCCACTATACCCTAGTTGGTGTCTACAAAGATTTCTATAATGAGAACTTAAAAATCAATTACGGCATGCCTCTGGTGGATGACGACGAAGCATTGATCCCTTTGATCAATTTCCATGACTTCAAGGCAGCCTATGCCCAGAGCGAGGCTATCCAAGATGAGATTCAAGATCTACTAGGAAAAGAAGTGGAATTGGACTTTAATGACTCCCTGGTCCGCTACTACGGCCTGGATGTCAGCCAGAGTAAAAACCTGATGACCAAGCTGGTTAATGCCCTCTCCCTCCTCTTATGTATGGGGCTTTTTGTCTTCTTTATCAAAAATATTTTCTGGGTTTGGGGTCTGCAAAAGACTCGCGAGCTCTCCATGTATAAATCCATCGGGTCGACGGACTTTCAAATTTATCTCTTACTGGTGAAAGGGGCAGTCACAGTCTCCGTCCTGCCTGTTTTAATCGGTCATGTCCTGGGCTTCTTCCTTATTCGTTATCTCTTTGAAGTTGCCAATAGTGGTAAAGCTGAAGTGGTCTTCTTTAACCAGGTTCACTTTAACTGGATCTTGTCTCTAGTCATTATCCTGGTGGCCCTAGCGGTTGTCCTAGTCGCGGTCATATATCCGGCGCGCAAGATCGCGAAGATCGATATTATTGAAGGACTCAAGGGAAATTTTAGCCTGTCTAAGAAGAAGGGCAAGAAGCGAAGCCCCAAACTCTGGAAAGAACTACGGCTGAACAATATGGCCAGTATCAAGTCCCAACGCTATATCTCAGCTATTGGCATCCTGATTGTGGCCATCTTCTGTATTGTCTATGCCATTGCCGACTACAACCGAGACTTCTATGCCTTCGATGATGGCTACGATCTCACCGTCCACTACTACAATGACACCGGTGACTTGCCCCCTATCCTGCCCGAAATTCTTGCTAACTATGAGGGGGAGGGCTATATTTCTAAGGAAAAGAACCTAGCCATTGAACCTAACCTAGAGCTATCTCAAATCGCCCAATCACTGGGACTGGATGAGCAATTGGAGCAAATGATGGCTGACACCAAGCCCCAACACATCAGGGGAATTCTGGTCGCCTTCGAAGAGGACGACCTCCAGAAACTGGGCGGCAGGCCAGGGGAATTTACCCTCTACAACCAGGTCCAAGCAGATCCCAACGAGCCTCTTGCTCAGGCTGAAAAAGTGCCGTATTTTGATCATCCTGATCAATTAGACGTTAGTATTAATGAGAGACAGCACAGCCTTCCCATTGCGCATAGTATTGATGACCTTGGCCCCTACCAAACTCGGATCCTACCCTTTACCGTCATGATCTATACTGATTTTGAAACCTATAACCAATTGATGAAAGACGCTCGAGATGATAAAAATTTCAATTATCCTTTTGAACTTAAACTCAAACTACCTAAAGGACAAGCTAGTCAAGCCAAGGAGAAAATTAGCAGTCGCATCGAACAGACCGTTGCCTATAATGAGAGTTTTAAAGTCTTTACAGAAGAGGAAATCCAAGCCGAACAGTTTACCGATATTCAAAGCTTCAAGCGGATTATTTATGGGATAGCGGCCATTATCTTCTTGATGAATATCACCAACGGTTACTCCTCAATCAACCTGAGCCTAATGAGTCGACGTAAAGAAATTGGCAGCCTCTATTCAATCGGTATGGATTTAGCGGCCTTGAAAAGCCGCTTCAGCCGGGAATTTCTTTTTGAACAGGGGAGGTCCTTGCTCTTGTCTGTTTTGATTAGCTTAGGGATTATGCTGGGGATTGCCGGGCTATTCAAAAGTGTTGATATGAAGGCTTTAATCTTATACTTTCCCTACCTAGGCTTTCTGGGCTTTTCACTCTTAATTTATGGCTTGAACTTGTTAATTTACTGGACAGGTCTCAGTGCTATTCTAAACCATGAACCGATTGATCTGATCCGAGGAATATAA
- a CDS encoding ABC transporter ATP-binding protein, producing MEILRVDSLTKIYGQGEKQVRAVDGVNLSVNRGELIAIVGPSGSGKSTLLHMLGGVDRPNEGKILIEGSDIDSYSSKEMALFRRRKVGLIYQFYNLIPNLTVSHNIKLPLKLDGRQVDDAFFIDLVTKLGLSNKLQAFPSELSGGQEQRVAVARSLIYRPSIILADEPTGNLDRKNSQEIIDLLKYFNQTLKQTILIITHDENLALQTQRIITMVDGAIVGDEPNE from the coding sequence ATGGAAATACTTCGCGTTGACAGTTTGACTAAAATTTATGGCCAAGGAGAGAAGCAAGTCCGGGCTGTCGATGGGGTGAATCTGTCCGTCAACCGGGGAGAGCTTATTGCTATTGTCGGGCCGAGTGGGTCGGGTAAGTCTACCCTACTCCATATGCTTGGTGGAGTGGACCGGCCCAATGAGGGGAAGATACTCATTGAAGGGTCCGATATTGACAGCTATTCGTCTAAGGAAATGGCCTTGTTCCGGCGGCGCAAGGTGGGGCTGATCTACCAGTTCTACAACCTCATCCCCAATCTGACCGTGTCACATAATATTAAACTGCCCTTGAAGTTAGATGGGCGTCAGGTGGATGACGCCTTCTTTATTGACTTAGTGACCAAGCTGGGCTTATCCAATAAGTTGCAGGCCTTTCCGAGTGAGCTATCGGGAGGTCAGGAGCAGCGTGTGGCCGTGGCCCGTAGCCTGATCTACCGGCCTTCGATCATCTTAGCGGATGAACCGACCGGAAACCTGGACCGGAAGAACTCTCAGGAGATCATTGACCTCTTGAAGTACTTCAACCAGACCCTCAAGCAGACTATCCTGATTATCACCCACGATGAAAACCTGGCCCTTCAGACCCAGCGGATTATCACTATGGTCGACGGGGCTATCGTAGGAGATGAGCCCAATGAATAA
- a CDS encoding HAMP domain-containing sensor histidine kinase: MIYIVWFLSILIVVCWLKFRQRRRIQELTDLIDQLYQQDYQIPMKQDDFSQLEDHIYKLFIELVEEKEKVHQLSQDQSQNIEDIAHQIKTPLTGMLFALENDKTDPATFSQQLNRLNDLSNALLKLASLDANVDDLNLRPVSLREVTDYALDIFSDDIEDRGIKVDNRLGDQVLMGHFNWLSEAVINILKNAINQEQTTHIYLEMRENPIYLEVSIRDDGGGIAKEKQKKIFQRFYKDPDSKGFGIGLSMAKRIVEKHQGQISCRNTEQGAEFILQFYK; encoded by the coding sequence ATGATTTATATAGTGTGGTTTCTAAGTATTCTAATTGTAGTTTGCTGGTTAAAGTTCCGCCAGCGCCGACGGATTCAAGAGCTGACAGACCTGATCGACCAACTCTACCAGCAAGATTATCAGATCCCCATGAAGCAAGATGATTTCTCCCAGTTGGAAGACCATATCTACAAGTTATTTATTGAGCTCGTCGAAGAAAAGGAAAAGGTTCATCAACTTTCCCAAGATCAGAGTCAGAATATCGAAGACATTGCCCACCAGATTAAAACGCCGCTTACGGGCATGCTCTTTGCCTTGGAAAATGATAAGACGGATCCGGCGACTTTCTCCCAGCAATTAAACCGGCTCAATGACTTGTCCAACGCCCTATTGAAGTTGGCCAGTCTGGATGCTAATGTTGATGATCTCAACTTGCGACCAGTTAGCCTGAGAGAAGTGACAGATTACGCCTTAGATATCTTCAGTGATGATATCGAAGACCGTGGCATTAAGGTGGACAATCGTCTGGGCGACCAGGTCTTGATGGGACATTTCAACTGGCTGAGTGAGGCCGTCATTAATATCCTAAAGAATGCTATCAACCAAGAACAAACGACACATATCTATTTGGAAATGCGCGAGAATCCAATTTATCTTGAAGTCTCTATCCGTGATGATGGTGGGGGGATTGCTAAAGAAAAGCAAAAGAAAATTTTCCAGCGTTTCTATAAGGATCCTGATTCCAAGGGCTTTGGTATCGGTCTCTCTATGGCCAAGCGCATTGTCGAGAAACATCAGGGTCAAATCAGCTGTCGAAACACCGAGCAAGGGGCAGAATTTATCCTGCAATTCTATAAGTGA
- a CDS encoding response regulator transcription factor, which translates to MNSLLLVEDNSMIGQEIKAFLTKHGFQVDLAKNFAEGRAGSDRDYDLAILDLNLPDGNGFDLLELFLQNNIKVIITTVVNDVDFIAKALDAGASDYLTKPFNLNILRARIAACLRDFGPMEMDSDLVLKEDQGIICYQGQVVSLTALEYRLLAHFIRHRGQLLTRDQLLARFWDARQAYVNDNTLTATIKRIRDKTSKDLIETVRGIGYRLKL; encoded by the coding sequence ATGAATTCACTGCTATTAGTTGAAGATAATTCTATGATTGGTCAAGAGATTAAGGCTTTTTTGACTAAGCATGGCTTTCAGGTGGACTTGGCCAAGAATTTTGCAGAGGGACGAGCAGGGTCAGACAGGGATTATGACCTTGCTATCCTTGATTTGAATTTGCCTGATGGGAACGGTTTTGATCTTTTGGAGCTCTTTTTACAGAATAATATAAAAGTGATCATTACCACCGTAGTCAATGATGTCGATTTTATCGCTAAGGCCCTTGACGCAGGGGCGTCGGACTATCTCACCAAACCCTTTAATCTGAATATCCTGCGGGCTCGGATTGCGGCTTGTTTGAGGGACTTTGGACCTATGGAAATGGACAGCGATTTAGTCCTTAAAGAAGACCAGGGGATAATTTGCTACCAGGGGCAGGTGGTTTCTTTGACGGCTTTGGAATATCGTCTTTTGGCCCACTTTATCAGACACCGGGGCCAGCTTCTGACTCGGGACCAATTGCTAGCACGGTTCTGGGATGCCCGGCAAGCTTATGTGAATGATAATACCTTGACCGCCACCATTAAGCGGATCCGCGACAAGACCTCCAAGGATCTGATTGAAACCGTCCGCGGCATTGGCTACAGGTTGAAGCTATGA
- a CDS encoding TetR/AcrR family transcriptional regulator translates to MTKKEDILKVARKLFQEQGLSKTSTNDIAHAVGISRGTLYYHFESKEALINALVDWISQEIFQVARDLSKNTEWPPEERFIRVLTSLNVETSKDDDLLKNLNHPDNLLLHVKVQQAMLREIPPILAAIVEDGNKTGVFQADYPLEAMETLVAYVVCVIDEDEVQADPLLVQRKIQSLIKHTELMLGAKEGLFQSYLN, encoded by the coding sequence ATGACTAAGAAAGAAGACATTCTCAAAGTAGCTCGAAAGCTGTTTCAAGAGCAAGGCTTGAGTAAGACTTCCACCAATGATATCGCCCATGCTGTGGGAATTTCTCGGGGAACGCTCTATTACCACTTCGAATCCAAAGAAGCACTCATTAATGCCCTAGTCGATTGGATTAGCCAAGAAATTTTTCAAGTCGCTAGAGACCTATCAAAAAATACAGAATGGCCTCCTGAAGAGCGTTTTATTCGAGTGCTTACCAGCTTGAACGTGGAAACGAGTAAAGATGACGACTTATTAAAAAATTTGAATCACCCCGATAATCTTTTACTCCATGTCAAGGTCCAACAAGCCATGCTTCGGGAAATTCCTCCCATTCTAGCTGCTATAGTAGAAGACGGTAATAAAACAGGCGTCTTTCAGGCAGATTATCCCTTAGAAGCCATGGAAACCTTAGTTGCTTATGTCGTTTGTGTCATTGATGAAGACGAAGTTCAAGCAGATCCATTACTCGTTCAGCGTAAAATTCAAAGTCTTATTAAGCATACGGAACTCATGCTAGGAGCAAAGGAAGGCCTGTTTCAAAGCTATCTCAATTAG
- a CDS encoding MFS transporter: MLALLKNRKFLIFFLASLIASISSGMTAFSLGVHVFKLSHSAFIKSLLTLSAFLPNLLLTPLAGILADRLDRGKLMIAGDGLSIIGLVLILYGLTRSKYVISYLLLGALISSSFASLVDPAFKASISNLVSPDDYIQASGLFQLSGAARFIVSPILAVAIISHFGLPLIIILDILSLITTMMALTYVARDLKKPRSFTSSNYLIDFQQGWACIQSHPLIRLLVFFSLVLTFMIGSIQELATPLLLAFTSSDRLGLLLSLASLALILSSLYIGIKGFQTDKLSLLTQLSGLCGLAMIGFGLRAWLITMTLAAFLFFACLPFLNAICDYYIRVEVDNDLQGRVFGLLSSLSQLGYLLAYALAGIAADFVFEPFLRQNGRLISILRQILGPGEGRGIGLYLVMLGVLLLCFSLWLAVRFEKLGGRHHDLQTDP; this comes from the coding sequence ATGCTAGCCCTGTTAAAGAACCGCAAATTTCTCATCTTTTTTCTAGCTAGCCTGATTGCGAGTATCTCTAGTGGGATGACGGCTTTTAGTCTAGGTGTCCATGTCTTTAAGCTCAGTCATTCTGCCTTTATCAAGTCACTCTTAACCCTATCAGCCTTCCTTCCTAACCTCTTATTGACTCCTCTAGCAGGAATCCTGGCAGATCGCTTGGACCGAGGCAAACTGATGATCGCTGGCGATGGTCTATCGATTATCGGTCTAGTGCTTATTTTGTACGGCTTGACCAGGTCTAAGTATGTGATTTCCTATCTCTTGCTGGGCGCTTTGATTTCAAGTAGTTTCGCCTCGTTAGTGGACCCTGCCTTTAAGGCGAGCATTAGTAATTTAGTGAGTCCTGATGACTATATACAGGCTAGCGGTCTCTTCCAACTGAGCGGAGCTGCTCGCTTTATTGTTTCTCCTATACTCGCAGTAGCTATTATTAGTCACTTTGGCCTTCCTCTTATCATTATTTTAGATATCCTAAGCCTGATAACCACAATGATGGCTTTGACCTATGTTGCCCGCGATTTAAAGAAACCTAGAAGCTTCACCTCTTCAAACTATCTGATTGATTTCCAACAGGGCTGGGCCTGTATTCAATCGCATCCACTGATTCGGCTCTTAGTTTTCTTTTCTCTAGTCTTGACTTTTATGATCGGGTCGATCCAAGAACTTGCAACCCCTCTCCTCCTTGCCTTTACGAGTAGCGATCGCCTAGGTCTTCTCCTCTCCCTTGCTTCTCTAGCACTCATTCTTTCTTCTCTTTATATAGGGATTAAAGGTTTTCAAACAGACAAACTCAGTCTTTTAACCCAATTAAGTGGCCTATGTGGTTTAGCCATGATTGGCTTTGGTCTAAGGGCCTGGCTTATTACCATGACACTAGCCGCTTTCTTATTTTTTGCATGTCTCCCTTTCTTAAATGCTATTTGCGATTATTATATCCGTGTCGAAGTCGATAATGACTTGCAAGGGCGAGTTTTCGGCCTCCTATCCAGTCTCTCTCAATTGGGCTATTTACTAGCCTATGCCCTAGCTGGTATCGCAGCTGATTTTGTCTTCGAACCTTTCCTTAGGCAAAATGGCAGACTCATTTCTATACTTAGACAAATTTTAGGACCTGGTGAAGGGCGGGGAATAGGACTTTACCTAGTGATGCTAGGGGTTTTATTGCTCTGTTTCAGCCTCTGGCTAGCGGTCCGTTTTGAGAAACTAGGAGGTAGACATCATGATTTACAAACTGATCCTTAA
- a CDS encoding FtsX-like permease family protein has translation MIYKLILNDFKTDKLTNSIVFLFISLASFLLSIIFMVATDLNQSIDDFMVKSQPPHFMQMHLGDLNKERLAAFALDNKQVVNYQVLDFLNIDVNDIQINGEEFPIQSQDNGFVCQSPRFDFLLDQANQRVSPQTGEVYVPLAYLLDGVTKKGDQLTVAGRKFTVQGGIRDGQMAPMLASSKRFVIHPTDFQGIQDHGKLEYLIEFRLKDPSQLHDFQVDFLKQGLETNGPTITGPIIKLINALSEGILLALLSLLAFLIISISLLCLHFSLSAKLEEDFQMIGILKALGIQSKRIKSLYGYKYQLLAGLAGLVGLVGSFLSKPIFLEEIALFYGLSDSRMRPILAGIIGAGMVLVVVRVYVSFMLRKIDRISAADAQAMAYANTTKRLCPKMKLRQSPQIATSLLIASNKILGKKRYFIIYACILIFLSLSMALPSSLYASIASQDFINYLGLSDVDVLVEVKNPDQAKLLKQYLAHDPRPRSYQVFDQINYDLLLDGKAAGKLQTRLGGSDHFQGSYSQGRPAVGKQEISISYLTADELDKDVGDKLTLSIQGKARDMVITGIYSDISNGGRTARAHFKDSQSPKLGQLLFINLHDPKLAESFAGDLKGQDPNLALYPTKAYQAEFLGPTLTRIRSARLGSLGLSLVLAWFISYLFFNMLISQDRAELIVQKILGLRLGQIRKPYLVMTVIICSLSLGLAFVLTYFIGGFLLDIFMRRIGVANMPFDLDWLRTFLIHPGLLMLTTTLSTCLASRQISRLQMADYQEV, from the coding sequence ATGATTTACAAACTGATCCTTAATGATTTCAAGACCGACAAGTTGACCAACAGCATCGTTTTTCTCTTTATTAGCCTAGCAAGTTTCCTCTTATCTATTATTTTTATGGTTGCCACTGACTTAAACCAGTCCATTGATGACTTTATGGTAAAGAGTCAACCCCCTCATTTCATGCAGATGCACTTAGGTGACCTTAATAAGGAAAGACTAGCAGCCTTTGCCCTTGACAATAAGCAGGTGGTGAACTACCAAGTCTTGGATTTTTTGAATATTGATGTCAATGATATCCAAATTAACGGGGAAGAATTTCCCATTCAATCGCAAGACAACGGTTTTGTTTGCCAAAGCCCCCGTTTTGATTTTTTACTGGACCAAGCCAACCAAAGAGTATCTCCACAGACTGGAGAGGTCTATGTCCCCCTCGCCTACTTGCTTGACGGTGTAACAAAAAAGGGCGACCAGCTAACCGTGGCTGGTCGTAAATTCACCGTCCAAGGAGGAATCAGAGATGGGCAAATGGCCCCCATGCTAGCCTCCTCCAAGCGCTTTGTCATCCATCCAACTGACTTTCAAGGGATACAAGACCATGGAAAATTGGAATATTTAATTGAATTCCGCTTGAAGGATCCTAGTCAACTTCATGACTTTCAGGTAGATTTTCTCAAGCAAGGATTAGAAACGAATGGACCGACAATTACAGGGCCGATTATCAAACTGATCAACGCCTTAAGTGAAGGTATCCTGCTCGCCTTGCTGAGTCTCCTTGCCTTCTTAATTATATCGATAAGTCTCTTGTGCCTTCACTTTAGCCTAAGTGCCAAGTTGGAAGAAGATTTCCAAATGATAGGGATATTGAAAGCCCTTGGTATCCAGTCTAAGCGGATTAAGAGTTTATATGGCTATAAGTATCAACTGCTGGCTGGTCTGGCTGGGCTAGTTGGCTTGGTCGGATCCTTCCTAAGCAAACCTATTTTCCTAGAGGAGATTGCGCTCTTTTATGGCCTCTCTGACTCAAGGATGAGACCGATTTTAGCTGGTATCATTGGGGCTGGCATGGTCTTGGTTGTAGTAAGGGTATATGTCTCATTTATGCTTAGAAAGATCGATAGGATTTCTGCAGCCGATGCCCAGGCTATGGCTTATGCAAATACCACAAAGCGACTCTGTCCCAAAATGAAGCTGAGACAGAGCCCTCAAATAGCCACTAGCCTATTGATAGCCAGCAATAAAATACTGGGAAAGAAAAGATACTTCATCATCTATGCCTGCATCCTTATCTTCTTAAGCTTATCTATGGCACTTCCCTCAAGTCTGTATGCCAGTATAGCTTCCCAGGATTTTATTAATTATTTGGGGCTTAGTGATGTGGATGTCCTTGTTGAAGTGAAGAATCCCGACCAGGCTAAACTCTTGAAGCAATACTTAGCACACGATCCCCGGCCTAGGTCCTATCAAGTATTCGACCAGATAAATTATGACCTCCTACTTGATGGCAAGGCAGCTGGAAAATTGCAAACCAGACTTGGCGGATCCGATCATTTCCAAGGCTCCTATAGCCAAGGCCGCCCAGCTGTTGGCAAGCAGGAGATTAGTATTTCTTATTTAACTGCTGATGAATTAGATAAGGATGTTGGCGACAAGCTGACTCTTTCGATTCAAGGAAAAGCGAGAGACATGGTTATCACTGGCATTTATTCCGATATTAGTAATGGCGGGCGAACGGCCCGAGCACATTTCAAAGATTCCCAAAGTCCTAAGCTAGGCCAGCTCTTATTTATCAACTTACATGATCCTAAACTCGCTGAAAGCTTTGCTGGAGACTTGAAGGGTCAAGATCCAAATCTTGCTCTTTATCCAACCAAGGCTTATCAAGCAGAGTTTCTAGGACCTACTTTGACTAGAATACGGTCAGCTCGTCTAGGCAGTCTCGGGTTAAGCCTAGTTTTAGCTTGGTTTATTTCTTACTTATTTTTCAATATGCTAATTAGTCAAGATAGGGCGGAATTGATTGTTCAGAAAATACTCGGCCTCAGGCTTGGACAAATAAGAAAACCATACTTAGTCATGACTGTGATCATTTGCTCTCTAAGTCTAGGTTTGGCTTTTGTTTTGACCTACTTTATCGGTGGCTTCTTACTGGACATATTTATGCGTAGAATAGGAGTGGCCAACATGCCCTTTGACTTGGATTGGCTGAGAACCTTTCTCATTCATCCTGGCCTACTCATGCTTACCACCACCCTTTCTACTTGCCTTGCCAGTAGACAAATTAGTCGCTTACAAATGGCTGATTACCAGGAGGTATAA
- a CDS encoding ABC transporter ATP-binding protein, protein MKRILTAKDINKTFGSGENKVQAVNQVSLTIQQGEFVSIMGPSGCGKSSLLHCLSAIETIDSGSLNLLDQEINQLSDEELSDFRRQNLGFIFQRPTLVKSLDLLDNIIFPSFEDFSGDKADLIQEAKALMRRLGLEGLENRKSHQVSGGQLQRITICRALLHRPAILFADEPTGALNSQTSDEILDLFKQVNLEQMTILMVTHDAKVASQSRRVIFMKDGCLEKELTFRQESYDDRLEQIRQVMTELGV, encoded by the coding sequence ATGAAAAGGATACTGACAGCTAAGGATATTAATAAGACTTTCGGAAGCGGTGAAAATAAGGTCCAGGCAGTCAATCAAGTCAGCTTAACGATTCAACAAGGCGAATTTGTCTCCATCATGGGCCCTTCAGGCTGCGGTAAATCCAGCCTCTTGCATTGCCTGTCCGCTATCGAGACGATCGATTCCGGCTCTTTAAACCTTCTGGATCAGGAGATTAATCAGTTAAGTGACGAAGAATTATCTGATTTTCGCAGGCAAAATTTAGGTTTTATCTTCCAAAGGCCCACCCTAGTGAAGAGCCTGGACCTTTTGGATAATATTATCTTCCCCAGTTTTGAGGATTTCAGCGGGGATAAAGCAGACCTCATTCAAGAGGCCAAGGCTTTAATGCGAAGACTTGGCCTAGAAGGCTTAGAAAACCGTAAAAGTCACCAAGTTTCTGGTGGCCAACTACAAAGAATCACCATATGTCGCGCACTGCTCCATCGTCCAGCTATTCTTTTTGCTGATGAGCCCACAGGCGCCTTAAATTCCCAGACCAGCGATGAAATATTGGACTTATTTAAGCAAGTCAATTTAGAACAGATGACAATTCTTATGGTCACTCATGATGCCAAGGTGGCCTCCCAAAGTCGTCGGGTCATTTTTATGAAGGACGGTTGCTTGGAAAAAGAATTAACTTTTCGTCAAGAAAGCTATGATGACCGCCTAGAACAAATTAGACAGGTCATGACTGAGCTGGGGGTATAA
- a CDS encoding DUF2812 domain-containing protein, producing the protein MVTKYRAFLKPIEGRQNYLNQLAGQGYRLLSSGGVQQRFQKTADTDFHYTVQYIGHMTNRERLNYCDFIHDLGYKTFFAPLNIGKLSWGNVRLRPYNQGRTTIATDPGMINKEILIIESKGPKEIPAFSENEGLGKDLKRRMRPAIYLMLVALVMLVIGILVYFGILRSWWQWTYWSYRPFDPMIWPWLAVAGILFICSGWRMIQIKSLIKRISN; encoded by the coding sequence ATGGTTACTAAATATAGGGCCTTTTTAAAGCCTATTGAGGGTCGTCAAAACTACCTTAACCAACTGGCAGGCCAGGGTTATCGTTTACTTTCAAGTGGCGGTGTGCAACAGAGATTCCAAAAAACGGCTGACACGGACTTTCATTATACTGTTCAATACATTGGTCACATGACTAATCGAGAACGACTTAATTATTGTGACTTCATCCATGACCTAGGTTATAAGACTTTCTTTGCGCCACTTAATATCGGCAAGCTTAGTTGGGGCAATGTTCGTTTACGTCCCTACAATCAAGGAAGAACGACAATTGCGACCGATCCAGGGATGATTAATAAAGAAATTTTAATTATTGAAAGCAAGGGCCCAAAAGAAATCCCTGCCTTTAGCGAAAACGAGGGCCTAGGTAAGGATCTGAAACGACGCATGCGACCGGCAATCTATCTCATGCTGGTTGCTTTGGTGATGCTTGTCATAGGGATCTTGGTCTACTTTGGTATTCTTCGATCGTGGTGGCAATGGACTTATTGGTCCTATCGTCCCTTTGACCCGATGATCTGGCCTTGGCTAGCGGTTGCAGGCATCTTGTTCATATGCTCTGGCTGGCGAATGATACAGATAAAATCGTTAATCAAAAGGATAAGTAATTAG